The following are encoded together in the Desertifilum tharense IPPAS B-1220 genome:
- a CDS encoding sodium:calcium antiporter — translation MSEPLLINLGIFVLSAIAIALAGSRLAGVADRLAEVTGLGQALVGAIFLGGCTSLPGIVTSITAAAGGHAELATSNALGAIAAQTVYLAVADIAYSKANLEHAAASVTNLIQATLLVALLAIPLVAMSGPDISVFGIHPATLLIPITYIFGLYLISESQSLPMWRPLQTSNTMQETVPHAELERVGEDSGLRSLAAQFLALAAVVTVAGYGVAHSALGLSQVAHLSEGLVGSLFTAISNSLPELVTTVAAVRRGALTLAVGGVIGGNSFDVLLLALSDVAYREGSIYKVLAGQQIFAIGLTILMTGILILGMLRRERHGIGNIGLESVLLIVLYVGGFIALFFQGWQG, via the coding sequence GTGAGTGAACCTTTATTGATAAATTTAGGAATTTTTGTGTTATCTGCGATCGCGATCGCCTTAGCCGGATCTCGCCTAGCAGGGGTTGCCGATCGCCTGGCCGAAGTCACGGGTTTGGGACAAGCTTTAGTGGGCGCGATCTTTTTAGGCGGTTGCACCTCTCTACCCGGAATAGTCACCTCGATCACCGCCGCCGCTGGAGGTCATGCGGAATTGGCCACCAGTAACGCCCTGGGTGCGATCGCGGCCCAAACCGTTTATCTAGCCGTGGCCGATATTGCCTACAGTAAAGCCAACCTCGAACACGCCGCCGCCTCTGTCACCAACTTAATCCAAGCCACCCTGCTGGTGGCATTGCTGGCTATTCCGCTGGTGGCCATGTCAGGCCCCGATATTAGCGTGTTTGGCATCCATCCGGCGACGCTGCTGATTCCCATTACCTATATTTTTGGACTGTACCTGATCTCCGAATCGCAAAGTTTGCCCATGTGGCGACCGTTGCAAACCTCCAATACGATGCAAGAAACCGTTCCCCATGCAGAACTCGAAAGGGTGGGCGAGGACAGTGGGTTGCGTTCTTTAGCGGCCCAGTTTCTCGCTTTAGCCGCAGTGGTGACGGTGGCGGGTTACGGGGTGGCCCACTCCGCTTTAGGACTTTCCCAAGTAGCACACCTCTCGGAGGGTTTAGTCGGGAGTTTATTTACCGCCATCTCTAATTCTTTACCCGAATTGGTGACAACAGTTGCCGCCGTCCGTCGAGGGGCGCTAACGCTAGCGGTAGGCGGCGTCATTGGGGGGAATAGCTTTGATGTGCTGTTACTCGCCCTATCGGATGTTGCCTATCGGGAAGGGTCTATTTATAAGGTTTTAGCAGGACAACAAATTTTTGCGATCGGTCTGACGATCCTAATGACGGGGATTCTAATCTTGGGAATGCTGCGCCGAGAACGGCATGGGATTGGCAATATCGGCTTGGAAAGCGTTTTGTTGATTGTGCTGTATGTCGGAGGCTTTATCGCGCTGTTTTTCCAGGGCTGGCAG